In Bacteroidota bacterium, a single window of DNA contains:
- the dnaG gene encoding DNA primase, which translates to MRIPDDKIQEIRAATDIVEYIGTFVRLKKRGKNYIGLCPFHSEKTPSFNVSPDKGMYYCFGCSRGGDVIKFVMEWEKATYVEAIEILAERAGITIVRTEESLQSASETEKLYSACSFAAKTFYRNLMKTDEGNFALKYFQSRGFSDKTITGFGLGYSLRGWDALVKQAGDEGIKPEYLEKVGLARKRDDGGHYDAFRGRAMFPIFSTTGRVIAFGARKLYDDDTLGKYINSSETPIYHKSKILYGLHQAKEAIREKDSAILVEGYADLISVFQSGIHNVVASSGTALTVEQIQLIARYTKNVIFVYDGDSAGVSAMTRGVDLILENNLDVRVAELPQGDDPDSYVRKKGADGFQEVLSKAVTFVDFKANALRREGKLDSPEGKAEAVRTLVQTIAKIKDPLRQTFFIKDVAEKYKLYESALLSELEKFTRKVPDRFLAVPRVNSNEAAGVDNAKNKGAKEATEIPVEEKELLLVAFEEPMQMIPFIFSYVHTDEFSHPQTKEVAQILVDEFDSSGKVDIHQILQSASSDALRKLIAELSFTPYQLGSRWEKVGARLSDTRTLERAEGAIKRLKKKVLERELAENQQRMKDASLNGEDTVKFLKRHQEIFTSLKEIENAKLKRPVE; encoded by the coding sequence GTGAGAATCCCAGACGATAAGATCCAGGAAATCCGTGCCGCGACCGATATTGTCGAGTATATCGGAACCTTCGTGCGCCTGAAAAAACGGGGCAAAAACTACATCGGCCTTTGTCCGTTTCATTCCGAAAAAACTCCGTCATTTAACGTGAGTCCCGATAAAGGGATGTACTATTGCTTTGGCTGCAGCCGTGGGGGGGACGTGATCAAGTTCGTGATGGAATGGGAGAAGGCGACGTATGTTGAGGCGATCGAGATCCTTGCTGAACGCGCCGGCATCACGATCGTCAGGACCGAAGAATCGTTGCAATCTGCAAGCGAGACCGAAAAACTTTATTCGGCTTGCTCATTTGCCGCGAAGACGTTCTATAGGAATTTAATGAAGACCGATGAGGGAAATTTCGCCCTCAAGTATTTTCAATCCCGCGGATTCTCCGATAAGACAATTACGGGGTTCGGCCTCGGCTATTCGCTGCGCGGATGGGACGCTCTGGTAAAGCAAGCGGGGGATGAGGGGATCAAGCCGGAATATTTGGAGAAGGTCGGACTGGCGCGCAAACGGGACGACGGCGGCCATTATGACGCATTCCGCGGCCGGGCGATGTTCCCGATCTTTTCGACGACCGGCAGAGTGATCGCTTTCGGCGCAAGAAAATTATACGACGATGATACGCTCGGCAAGTACATCAACTCGTCGGAAACCCCCATCTACCATAAGAGCAAGATCCTGTACGGACTGCATCAGGCAAAGGAAGCGATTCGGGAAAAGGACTCGGCGATCCTTGTCGAAGGCTATGCGGATTTAATTTCGGTTTTCCAATCGGGCATTCACAACGTCGTGGCATCGAGCGGCACCGCGCTCACGGTTGAACAGATCCAATTGATCGCGCGATACACCAAAAACGTGATCTTCGTGTATGACGGCGACTCCGCCGGAGTCTCCGCGATGACGCGCGGCGTCGACCTCATTCTCGAGAACAATCTGGATGTCCGTGTCGCGGAGCTCCCCCAGGGGGATGACCCGGATTCTTATGTGAGAAAGAAAGGAGCGGACGGTTTTCAGGAAGTTCTCTCGAAAGCCGTCACGTTTGTCGATTTTAAGGCGAACGCACTGCGCCGGGAGGGGAAGCTTGATTCGCCGGAAGGGAAGGCGGAAGCGGTGCGGACTCTTGTTCAGACGATCGCGAAGATCAAGGATCCGCTGCGGCAAACGTTCTTTATCAAGGACGTGGCGGAGAAATACAAACTCTACGAATCAGCGCTTCTTTCCGAGCTGGAGAAATTTACGCGCAAAGTGCCCGATCGTTTCCTTGCCGTTCCGCGAGTCAACTCAAACGAAGCAGCCGGCGTTGACAATGCAAAGAACAAGGGGGCCAAGGAGGCGACGGAAATACCGGTAGAAGAAAAAGAGCTGCTTCTTGTTGCGTTTGAAGAACCGATGCAAATGATCCCGTTTATTTTTTCATACGTGCATACGGACGAGTTCTCTCATCCGCAGACAAAGGAAGTCGCGCAGATATTGGTCGATGAATTCGACAGCAGCGGCAAGGTCGATATTCATCAAATCCTGCAGAGTGCATCATCGGACGCGTTGAGGAAGCTCATCGCTGAGCTTTCGTTTACCCCGTACCAGCTCGGTTCCCGATGGGAGAAAGTCGGTGCACGGTTGAGCGATACCAGAACGCTGGAGCGGGCGGAGGGGGCGATCAAGCGGTTGAAAAAGAAGGTTCTTGAACGTGAGCTTGCTGAGAACCAGCAAAGGATGAAAGATGCTTCATTGAACGGGGAAGACACGGTCAAGTTTTTAAAACGCCACCAGGAGATCTTTACGTCGCTGAAAGAGATCGAGAACGCCAAGCTAAAGAGACCGGTAGAATAG
- a CDS encoding KamA family radical SAM protein, protein MELWQEMLRASVDSGKDLVERFNFDKDLADKLNSLFHIRINPYYLSLIRYPGDPIWLQCIPDAQELVPDDFPLDPLNEEGDSPVPSITHRYPDRVLFLTTSQCSMYCRFCTRKRKVGDSGKISMKFIQSGLDYIAAHPEVRDIILSGGDPLMLTDVMLEKIISGLRAIPHVEIIRLGTKMPCVLPQRITPKLCKMLKKYHPIYVNTHFNHPWECTTEAKRACEMLADAGIPVGNQAVLMKGVNDDPDVMLELMRKLLTMRVRPYYLYQADITKGANHFRTPVSVGLDIMDKLRGHTSGLAIPHFVIDAPGGGGKIPLLPQYVLGRSGNNIILRNYKYDIYQYPDVEEEEKKPEAQLEKRYMRKRPKPARKKVYETKPTRADAMAE, encoded by the coding sequence ATGGAACTCTGGCAGGAAATGTTGCGGGCAAGTGTGGACAGCGGCAAGGATCTGGTCGAGCGTTTCAATTTCGACAAGGACCTTGCGGACAAGCTCAACTCCCTTTTTCATATCCGCATCAACCCCTACTATCTCAGCCTCATCCGGTATCCCGGCGACCCCATATGGCTCCAGTGCATTCCCGACGCCCAGGAATTGGTCCCCGACGATTTCCCGCTCGACCCGCTGAACGAAGAGGGGGACAGCCCGGTTCCGAGCATCACACACCGGTACCCGGACCGTGTGCTTTTTCTGACGACAAGCCAGTGTTCGATGTACTGCCGTTTCTGCACCCGAAAAAGAAAAGTCGGCGACTCGGGGAAGATCAGCATGAAGTTCATCCAGTCCGGTCTTGACTATATTGCCGCCCATCCTGAGGTGCGCGACATCATTCTTTCTGGGGGCGACCCGCTCATGCTGACGGACGTCATGCTCGAGAAGATCATTTCCGGGCTCCGCGCGATCCCGCACGTCGAGATCATCCGCCTCGGCACAAAAATGCCGTGCGTTCTTCCGCAGCGCATCACGCCGAAACTCTGCAAGATGCTCAAAAAATATCATCCGATCTATGTGAACACCCACTTCAATCACCCGTGGGAATGCACGACAGAGGCCAAACGCGCCTGCGAAATGCTTGCCGACGCCGGCATTCCGGTCGGCAATCAGGCCGTGCTGATGAAAGGGGTCAACGACGACCCAGACGTCATGCTGGAGTTGATGCGCAAGCTGCTGACCATGAGGGTGCGCCCGTATTATCTCTACCAGGCGGACATCACCAAGGGGGCAAATCATTTCCGCACTCCGGTCAGCGTTGGGTTGGACATCATGGACAAGCTGCGCGGCCACACCTCCGGGCTTGCCATCCCGCATTTCGTGATCGACGCTCCCGGCGGCGGCGGGAAAATTCCTTTGCTCCCGCAATATGTGCTCGGCAGGAGCGGCAATAACATCATTCTCCGAAATTACAAGTACGACATCTACCAGTACCCCGATGTCGAGGAGGAAGAAAAGAAGCCGGAAGCGCAGCTTGAGAAACGCTATATGCGCAAACGGCCGAAACCCGCGCGGAAGAAGGTCTACGAAACCAAGCCGACGCGCGCCGATGCCATGGCGGAATAA
- a CDS encoding GNAT family N-acetyltransferase, giving the protein MNIRPLQSEDKEPIEKLLRATDVFSNEEIDVAIELIEICLNDKQQGDYEIFSYVDSAQQVAGYVCIGPTPSTQGTYDLYWIAVTPSVHGKGIGSELLRFVEERIKEKGGRLIIAETSSTPKYEKTRAFYERKGFQRRACITDYYKPGDDLIIYGKYL; this is encoded by the coding sequence ATGAACATCCGCCCGCTTCAAAGCGAGGACAAAGAACCGATCGAGAAGCTTTTGAGAGCGACGGACGTTTTCAGCAATGAAGAAATCGATGTCGCGATCGAACTGATCGAGATTTGTTTGAACGACAAGCAGCAGGGCGATTATGAAATATTCTCTTACGTCGATAGCGCCCAGCAGGTTGCCGGGTATGTGTGCATCGGGCCGACGCCGTCGACGCAGGGAACATACGATCTGTACTGGATCGCCGTCACTCCCTCCGTTCATGGCAAAGGAATCGGCTCGGAACTTCTTCGGTTTGTTGAGGAGCGCATAAAGGAAAAGGGAGGGCGTCTCATCATCGCTGAAACATCGTCGACGCCGAAGTACGAAAAGACGAGAGCGTTCTACGAGAGAAAAGGATTTCAGCGGCGGGCATGCATTACCGATTACTACAAGCCCGGAGATGATCTGATCATCTACGGCAAATATCTCTAA
- a CDS encoding ATP-grasp domain-containing protein, whose product MRKKLHVSVIFNQPTIQTSEGRKFISESGMIQEGALATARANGLIDMSEVGVVEEREQIQTALSELGYQTSIFNMSNDVEKLLEFLKSEKPDLIFNLVESLGDQAIHEMHVAGIYEIMEIPYTGSPTVTLGTCLNKARTKEILSFHGIPTAKFIVCKHLNEIVVDDFDLSFPLIVKPAKEDASVGIDNDSIVESLTALKKRIRYIFQQYDQPAIVEEYIEGRELNVAILGNGKPTVLPISEIDFSGLPSGYPRIVTYDAKWVTGSVEFEGTKGVCPADLPPTIEARVKDLALQAFNIMGCRDYARVDFRLTKNNKPYVLEVNPNPDISDDAGFIRSTRTYGYTFNETIGKIVECALKRNP is encoded by the coding sequence ATGAGAAAAAAGCTACATGTTTCGGTTATTTTCAACCAGCCGACGATTCAGACGTCGGAGGGACGGAAATTCATCTCGGAGTCCGGGATGATTCAGGAAGGGGCGCTTGCGACCGCCCGGGCTAACGGCCTGATCGACATGTCTGAAGTAGGAGTGGTCGAAGAGCGTGAGCAAATTCAGACCGCGCTGAGTGAACTTGGGTATCAGACGTCGATCTTCAACATGTCCAACGATGTCGAAAAACTGCTGGAGTTTCTGAAGTCCGAGAAGCCCGACCTTATTTTCAACCTTGTTGAATCGCTCGGCGATCAGGCGATTCATGAGATGCACGTCGCCGGCATTTACGAGATCATGGAGATCCCTTACACCGGTTCGCCGACAGTCACCCTTGGCACGTGCCTGAACAAAGCGCGTACGAAGGAGATCCTTTCGTTCCACGGTATTCCGACCGCGAAATTTATTGTCTGCAAGCATCTGAATGAAATAGTGGTCGACGATTTCGACCTGTCGTTTCCTCTTATCGTGAAGCCTGCCAAAGAGGATGCCAGCGTTGGCATTGACAACGATTCGATCGTCGAGTCGTTGACGGCGTTGAAAAAACGCATCCGCTACATCTTCCAGCAGTATGACCAGCCGGCCATTGTCGAAGAATACATCGAAGGCCGCGAGTTGAACGTCGCTATTCTCGGTAACGGCAAGCCCACCGTTCTTCCGATCTCGGAGATCGATTTTTCCGGGCTCCCGTCCGGCTATCCGAGGATTGTGACGTACGATGCGAAGTGGGTGACGGGTTCCGTCGAGTTCGAGGGAACAAAAGGAGTGTGTCCGGCCGATCTGCCGCCGACGATCGAGGCGCGCGTGAAGGATCTCGCGTTGCAGGCGTTCAATATCATGGGATGCAGGGATTACGCGCGCGTGGATTTCCGGCTGACGAAAAACAACAAACCATACGTTCTGGAAGTGAACCCCAACCCCGACATTTCCGACGATGCGGGGTTTATCCGGTCGACGAGGACGTACGGATACACCTTTAATGAGACGATCGGAAAGATCGTCGAGTGTGCGTTGAAAAGAAATCCCTAG
- a CDS encoding D-alanine--D-alanine ligase, with amino-acid sequence MDVALVYNMKKEESDAAENGVEPSSQNITDVSTQIAEKSTSADTYAEWDTIETVTAVRDALALRHSVTMIEADEDAFEKLRGRRPEIVFNIAEGQFGVSREAQIPAMLEMLNIPYSGSDALTLAVCLDKSRAKEILSYYKIPTAKFSVLYSLADLSALRTNFPCMVKPLNEGSSKGIFDASLVRNQKELQAQVENVLVTYNEPVIVEEFLPGREFTVAMLGNGDDARALPIVEIKFDSLPKGVNPIYSFEAKWIWDQASNPLDIFECPARLTPALNDSIVKPCKDAYKVLRCRDWSRIDVRLDKNGVPNIIEINPLPGILPKPEDNSCYPKAARAAGMSYDEMLNRVLDEARKRCKLL; translated from the coding sequence ATGGACGTAGCGCTAGTCTACAACATGAAGAAGGAAGAATCCGATGCCGCCGAAAACGGCGTCGAGCCTTCTAGTCAGAACATCACTGATGTCAGTACGCAAATAGCAGAGAAGTCAACGAGCGCTGATACGTACGCGGAGTGGGACACGATTGAAACTGTGACTGCTGTCCGCGACGCGCTTGCTCTCCGCCACTCCGTGACGATGATCGAAGCCGATGAAGATGCGTTTGAAAAACTTCGCGGCCGCCGTCCGGAGATCGTCTTCAACATCGCCGAGGGACAATTCGGTGTTTCACGCGAAGCACAAATTCCTGCGATGCTGGAGATGCTCAACATCCCCTATTCCGGGTCCGATGCGCTTACCCTTGCGGTCTGCCTCGACAAGTCCCGGGCAAAAGAGATCCTTTCCTACTATAAAATTCCCACAGCAAAATTTTCGGTTCTGTATTCTCTCGCGGACCTTTCGGCTTTGCGCACAAATTTCCCGTGCATGGTGAAGCCGTTGAATGAGGGGTCGAGCAAGGGAATTTTCGATGCTTCGCTTGTGCGGAATCAAAAGGAACTGCAGGCGCAGGTCGAAAACGTCCTTGTGACCTATAACGAGCCCGTGATTGTTGAAGAATTTTTGCCGGGGCGTGAGTTTACGGTTGCTATGCTTGGCAACGGGGATGATGCTCGAGCCCTGCCGATCGTCGAGATAAAGTTTGATTCGCTCCCGAAGGGCGTCAACCCGATCTATTCGTTTGAAGCGAAGTGGATCTGGGATCAGGCGTCGAATCCGCTCGATATCTTCGAATGCCCCGCCCGATTGACGCCGGCGCTCAATGATTCCATTGTAAAGCCTTGCAAGGACGCATACAAGGTGTTGAGATGCCGCGATTGGTCGCGCATCGATGTGCGGCTGGACAAGAACGGAGTCCCGAATATCATTGAAATCAACCCTCTTCCCGGCATTCTTCCGAAGCCGGAAGACAATTCGTGTTATCCAAAAGCAGCGCGGGCTGCGGGCATGTCATATGACGAAATGCTCAATCGTGTACTCGATGAGGCCCGCAAGCGCTGTAAGTTGCTGTAG
- the recG gene encoding ATP-dependent DNA helicase RecG — MQYVKGIGPKRAAALKGIGIDSVSKLLYYIPRDYLDRSRITKIKDLPKLVNAGSEVTVIGAVFRQQSKRTRRGKQMFFLTLKDETGYLTCIFFAGVQWYQKAFEVGEVLAVSSVPELDKLNRPQFIHPEFDRLKTNDEDDSTDWNSLLHTGAIIPVYRSSEELRQVGLDNRGFRRIIRSALQNNLDALRDHLPQDILQRRQLSAIHSTLKTIHFPKTYPERDLALVRLKFDELFFFELLMAYRRREIKGELKGISYTIKSELARQLLSRLPFDLTDAQRRVIKEITGDMSLPTPMNRLLQGDVGSGKTIVALFAMLVAVENGMQCALMAPTEILAEQHFFTLKNFLGDLPVNVRLLIGGQKKKLREDILEDIRSGSANIVVGTHALLEEHVAFASLGFVVVDEQHRFGVAQRALLREKGKGNPDVLVMTATPIPRTLSLTLYGDLDVSVIDELPKNRRPVRTAVRTEKEKKNVFKFVKDEIHEGRQAYIVYPLIEESEKIDLKAAMVEFEKLKREFPELRLGLLHGRLPSDEKDDLMADFKAKKIDILVATTVIEVGIDVPNATIMIVENAERFGLSQLHQLRGRVGRGADQSYCVLLTDDLAMKRKAQFASNRAEANKQNSDISRRLETMVQTNDGFTIAEVDLELRGAGDYFGTRQSGLPSFFVADIVHDKEILLQAREEAFNLVARDPHLRLPQHTLIRTQFESVYKDLLSYVRIG, encoded by the coding sequence TTGCAATACGTCAAGGGCATCGGTCCGAAGAGGGCCGCTGCATTGAAAGGAATCGGCATCGACTCGGTTTCCAAACTTCTCTATTACATTCCCCGCGACTACCTCGACCGCTCCCGAATCACGAAGATCAAGGACCTTCCCAAATTGGTCAATGCCGGGTCGGAAGTGACGGTGATCGGAGCAGTGTTCCGGCAGCAATCAAAAAGAACCCGGCGCGGCAAGCAGATGTTCTTCCTCACTCTGAAGGATGAGACCGGATACCTTACCTGCATTTTTTTTGCCGGCGTGCAATGGTACCAAAAGGCCTTTGAGGTCGGAGAAGTGCTGGCGGTTTCCTCAGTACCGGAGCTGGATAAGCTGAATCGGCCGCAGTTTATTCATCCGGAATTTGACAGGCTGAAAACCAACGATGAGGATGATTCAACGGATTGGAATTCGCTGCTCCACACCGGCGCGATCATACCTGTTTACCGGTCGAGTGAAGAGCTGCGACAGGTTGGGCTTGATAACCGGGGTTTTCGAAGGATCATCCGGAGCGCGCTGCAAAACAACCTGGACGCTCTGAGGGACCATCTTCCTCAAGACATTCTGCAGCGCCGGCAGCTTTCGGCCATCCATTCAACGCTCAAAACGATCCATTTTCCAAAAACGTATCCTGAAAGAGACCTGGCCCTTGTCCGCCTTAAATTCGACGAGCTATTTTTCTTCGAATTGCTAATGGCGTACCGGCGACGCGAGATCAAGGGAGAACTGAAGGGGATTTCGTACACGATCAAAAGCGAATTGGCCCGGCAGCTCCTTTCTCGTCTCCCCTTCGATCTCACCGATGCTCAGCGGCGGGTCATAAAAGAGATAACCGGCGATATGAGCCTGCCGACGCCGATGAACCGCCTGCTTCAAGGTGATGTCGGCAGCGGAAAGACCATCGTCGCGCTGTTTGCAATGCTCGTAGCGGTTGAAAACGGAATGCAATGCGCCCTGATGGCGCCGACCGAGATCCTGGCCGAACAGCATTTCTTCACGCTGAAGAATTTTTTGGGAGATCTGCCGGTCAATGTTCGGCTGCTCATCGGGGGACAAAAGAAGAAACTCCGGGAAGACATTCTCGAAGATATCCGTAGCGGCTCGGCGAATATCGTCGTTGGTACTCACGCACTTCTCGAGGAGCACGTCGCATTCGCCAGCCTCGGTTTTGTCGTGGTGGATGAACAACACCGTTTCGGCGTCGCACAGCGGGCTCTTCTTCGTGAAAAAGGGAAAGGAAATCCGGACGTTCTGGTGATGACGGCAACACCAATTCCCCGTACGCTGTCGTTGACCCTGTACGGCGATCTTGACGTCTCCGTGATCGATGAACTTCCGAAAAACCGGCGGCCGGTGAGAACGGCGGTCCGGACGGAGAAAGAAAAGAAGAATGTTTTCAAGTTTGTGAAGGATGAAATCCACGAAGGGCGCCAGGCATATATTGTCTATCCCCTTATCGAGGAATCGGAAAAAATCGACCTCAAAGCAGCCATGGTCGAGTTCGAAAAATTAAAGAGAGAATTTCCTGAGCTCAGGCTTGGCTTGTTGCATGGGCGATTGCCATCCGATGAAAAAGATGATCTGATGGCCGATTTCAAAGCGAAAAAGATCGACATCCTCGTTGCGACAACGGTCATCGAGGTCGGCATCGACGTCCCGAATGCCACCATCATGATCGTGGAGAACGCAGAACGGTTCGGCCTTTCACAATTGCATCAGTTGCGGGGAAGGGTTGGGAGGGGAGCGGATCAATCATATTGTGTCCTTCTGACCGATGACCTTGCGATGAAACGAAAGGCACAATTTGCATCAAACCGGGCAGAGGCCAATAAACAGAACTCCGACATCTCGCGGCGGCTTGAAACGATGGTGCAGACAAACGACGGATTCACAATTGCGGAGGTCGATCTTGAACTGCGCGGTGCCGGGGATTATTTCGGCACACGCCAGAGCGGGCTTCCTTCGTTCTTTGTCGCTGATATTGTCCATGACAAGGAAATACTTTTGCAGGCACGTGAAGAAGCATTCAACCTTGTCGCGCGCGACCCTCACTTGCGATTGCCGCAGCATACCCTCATTCGTACACAATTCGAATCGGTGTACAAAGATCTACTTTCGTACGTTCGAATCGGCTGA